A single genomic interval of Sander lucioperca isolate FBNREF2018 chromosome 9, SLUC_FBN_1.2, whole genome shotgun sequence harbors:
- the fam78ba gene encoding protein FAM78B, protein MCILARYHLLPSSLVLLILLVACTMGCIQSIACKPRIRRENIVVYEVSASIDQCPTIIEENSPIVLRYKTPYFRASAGVVMPPVPRNETWVVGWIQACTQMEFYNTYGDIGMSSWELPELREGRVKAISDSDGVSYPWYGNTTETVTLTGPTSKPSRLTVSMNDNFYPSVTWAVPISNSNTPMLTHITRDQSFITWLVAMNSVTKERIVLQTVRWRMRVDIAVDPDMPLGSRASLVGRPYQEQPHILNYQEPIPPNALGRPNANDAQVLMWRPRRGAPLVVIPPK, encoded by the exons ATGTGCATACTGGCCAGGTATCATTTGCTCCCTTCTTCTCTGGTTTTGCTCATTTTGCTTGTCGCCTGCACTATGGGCTGTATTCAGAGCATcgcatgcaagccccgcatcaGACGGGAGAACATTGTGGTGTACGAGGTGTCAGCCTCTATTGACCAGTGTCCTACCATCATTGAGGAGAACTCACCGATTGTGCTCCGTTACAAGACGCCTTACTTTAGGGCCTCAGCAGGTGTTGTGATGCCACCAGTGCCCCGCAATGAAACCTGGGTGGTGGGCTGGATCCAGGCTTGTACCCAGATGGAGTTCTACAACACCTATGGTGATATTGGCAT GTCCAGCTGGGAGTTACCGGAGCTGCGAGAGGGCCGGGTCAAGGCCATCAGCGACTCAGATGGCGTCAGCTACCCCTGGTACGGCAACACCACCGAGACAGTCACACTGACCGGACCTACGTCCAAACCGTCCCGTCTGACGGTCAGCATGAATGACAACTTCTACCCCAGCGTGACATGGGCAGTACCCATCAGCAACAGCAACACGCCCATGCTGACCCACATCACCAGGGACCAGAGCTTCATCACCTGGCTGGTAGCCATGAACTCCGTCACCAAG GAGCGCATCGTGTTGCAGACGGTGCGGTGGCGGATGCGGGTGGACATTGCTGTGGACCCTGACATGCCTCTGGGCTCTCGGGCCTCGTTGGTGGGTCGTCCCTACCAGGAGCAACCACACATCCTCAACTACCAAGAGCCCATCCCTCCCAACGCGCTGGGGAGGCCGAATGCCAACGACGCCCAAGTGCTAATGTGGAGGCCACGGAGAGGGGCGCCACTAGTGGTCATACCGCCAAAATAA
- the cmpk gene encoding UMP-CMP kinase has translation MIGRLFGNVSQRVPSLLYRVSLMMKPQVVFVLGGPGAGKGTQCSKIVESYNYTHLSAGDLLRAERAREGSEFGQLIGNYIKEGKIVPVEITINLLKKAMEETMQKDEKKFRFLIDGFPRNEDNLQGWNNVMDGKADVKFVLFFDCGNEVCIDRCLERGKNSGRTDDNRESLEKRIQTYLQSTQPIIKLYEKHGKVRTVDASRSVDKVFADVKAILDKEG, from the exons ATGATCGGTCGTTTGTTCGGTAACGTGTCTCAGAGGGTGCCGAGCTTGCTGTACCGGGTGTCGCTAATGATGAAGCCGCAGGTTGTGTTCGTGCTGGGCGGGCCTGGCGCCGGCAAAGGGACCCAATGCTCCAAAATCGTGGAG AGCTACAATTACACCCATTTGTCAGCTGGGGACTTGCTGAGGGCAGAGCGGGCTAGAGAGGGGTCAGAGTTTGGACAGCTCATTGGCAACTACATCAAGGAGGGCAAGATTGTCCCTGTGGAGATCACCATCAACTTACTCAAGAAG GCAATGGAAGAGACCATGCAGAAAGATGAGAAAAAGTTCCGTTTCCTCATAGACGGTTTCCCCCGCAACGAGGACAACCTTCAGGGGTGGAACAATGTCATGGATGGCAAAGCAGATGTCAAATTTGTGCTTTTCTTTGACTGCGGCAATGAG GTTTGCATCGACAGATGTTTAGAAAGAGGGAAAAACAGTGGACGCACTGATGACAACAGAGAAAGCTTGGAGAAAAG AATCCAAACCTACCTGCAGTCCACGCAGCCAATCATTAAACTGTATGAGAAACACGGAAAAGTGCGCACTGTAGACGCCTCTCGCTCTGTGGATAAG GTGTTTGCTGATGTGAAAGCCATTCTAGACAAAGAAGGTTGA
- the bcl6ab gene encoding BCL6A transcription repressor b: MHRVSRKLLQDCDSMATTAHGCIQFTRHAGDVLLNFNRLRSRNILTDVAIQVDGQHFHAHKAILVACSGFFYSVFMDPKNANLSAISLDPKVDPKGFSILLDFMYTSCLDLKDSLVLATMNTAIYLQMEHVVDTCHRFIKSRHPIEEVQINSSHLAEEIPALRPVDEKEPDFTNNHKSSSSPLHECRSYIPNVFRGINTSGSYHVYGDPHVPAGKLEGSHKVSDLPREGALSQKRCSQVPSANMAHNESTIIISNPVPSHPSFPTTIIRPDGAHRSLQRPVSPMEEDSIQHPQTSWLTLSPGFSKGVICSPQSPLRSDCQPNSPTESNSSRNATLSFRQPSDCPKDAKARNWKKYKLIVMNQTPDENEKEARSGSTEAISMSPSLSPCRSGVAGGHNEVQVEEGVNEHREEILMSQSVDSCSSSTCSTISYHRCSSCGCDSPQCMEMGHLSPDSYSRDDTTKMHSEYSSYSCESTIYFCNGCDSKFTDEDSLKEHMAQVHSDKPYKCDFCQAAFRYKGNLASHKTVHTGAKPYHCNICGAQFNRPANLKTHTRIHSGEKPYKCETCGSRFVQVAHLRAHVLIHTGEKPYPCEICGTHFRHLQTLKSHMRIHTGEKPYHCEKCDLHFRHKSQLRLHLRQKHGAVTNTKAQYRRIPSNINTGLVNSC, encoded by the exons ATGCACAGAGTTTCGAGGAAACTTTTACAAG ATTGTGACAGCATGGCCACGACTGCACATGGCTGTATTCAATTCACACGCCATGCAGGTGACGTCCTGCTCAACTTTAACCGCCTCCGCAGCAGGAACATCCTGACTGATGTCGCCATACAGGTGGACGGGCAGCATTTTCATGCTCACAAGGCCATCTTGGTGGCTTGCAG TGGCTTCTTTTATTCTGTGTTCATGGACCCCAAAAACGCAAACCTTAGTGCCATCAGCTTAGACCCCAAAGTGGACCCCAAGGGTTTTTCCATCCTGCTGGACTTCATGTACACATCCTGTCTGGACCTTAAGGACAGTCTGGTCCTGGCCACCATGAACACAGCCATCTACCTCCAGATGGAACATGTGGTCGACACCTGCCACAGGTTCATCAAGTCCAG GCATCCGATTGAAGAAGTACAGATCAATTCATCACATCTGGCTGAGGAGATCCCTGCTTTGAGGCCTGTTGATGAGAAAGAGCCAGACTTTACAAACAACCACAAGTCATCCTCATCCCCTCTCCACGAATGCAGGAGCTACATCCCTAACGTTTTCAGGGGGATCAACACCTCTGGTTCCTATCACGTCTATGGTGATCCCCACGTCCCTGCTGGGAAGCTAGAAGGTTCCCATAAGGTCAGCGACCTTCCCAGAGAAGGGGCTTTGTCCCAGAAACGATGCTCGCAGGTACCCAGTGCCAACATGGCTCACAATGAGTCCACTATCATCATCTCCAACCCTGTGCCATCTCACCCAAGTTTCCCCACCACTATCATCCGACCAGATGGAGCCCACAGGAGCCTTCAAAGGCCTGTCTCTCCTATGGAGGAAGATAGCATTCAGCACCCACAAACCAGCTGGCTAACATTGTCTCCAGGGTTTAGCAAAGGTGTGATTTGCAGCCCTCAAAGCCCCCTCAGATCTGACTGCCAGCCCAACTCGCCCACTGAGTCCAACAGCAGCAGAAACGCCACACTGAGCTTCAGACAGCCCTCAGACTGCCCCAAAGACGCCAAGGCCCGCAATTGGAAGAAGTACAAGCTGATCGTTATGAACCAAACTCCTGATGAGAATGAAAAGGAGGCTCGGAGTGGCAGCACTGAAGCTATATCCATGTCGCCCTCACTGAGCCCCTGCAGGAGTGGTGTAGCAGGTGGACACAATGAGGTCCAGGTAGAAGAGGGAGTCAACGAGCATAGAGAAGAAATCCTCATGTCTCAGAGTGTcgacagctgcagcagcagcacctgTAGCACCATCAG CTACCACAGATGCTCCTCTTGTGGCTGCGACAGCCCTCAGTGCATGGAAATGGGTCACCTTTCTCCTGACTCTTACAGCCGAGATGACACCACCAAAATGCACTCAGAGTATTCCTCCTACAGCTGTG AAAGCACCATATACTTCTGCAATGGGTGTGACTCCAAGTTCACAGATGAAGATTCCCTGAAAGAACACATGGCCCAGGTGCACAGTGACAAGCCATACAAATGTGACTTCTGCCAGGCTGCCTTCCGCTACAAGGGCAACCTGGCCAGCCACAAGACCGTTCACACCG GTGCGAAGCCTTACCACTGCAACATCTGCGGCGCTCAATTCAACCGGCCAGCCAACCTCAAGACCCATACCCGCATTCACTCTGGAGAAAAGCCATACAAATGTGAGACGTGTGGTTCCAGATTTGTCcag GTGGCCCATCTTCGCGCCCATGTGTTaattcacacaggagaaaaaccgtACCCTTGTGAAATCTGTGGAACTCACTTCCGCCACCTTCAGACGCTCAAGAGCCACATGCGCATTCATACTGGAGAGAAGCCTTATCAT TGTGAAAAATGTGACCTCCACTTCAGACACAAGAGTCAGCTGAGGCTTCATCTGCGACAGAAGCACGGCGCAGTCACTAACACCAAGGCTCAGTATCGCAGGATTCCCAGCAACATCAACACAGGCCTGGTGAACTCCTGCTGA